The Flavobacterium jumunjinense genome includes a region encoding these proteins:
- a CDS encoding PLP-dependent cysteine synthase family protein: MKEEINAYNNILELIGNTPLIKLNRVTENIEGNFYAKVEAFNPGHSTKDRIALYIINEAERRGILSPGDTIIETTSGNTGFSLAMVSIIKGYDCILAVSSKSSKDKIDMLRAMGAKVYVCPAHVSADDERSYYNVAKRLHEETKGSIYINQYFNDLNIDAHYKTTGPEIWEQTKGRITHLVACSGTGGTISGTARFLKEKNPNIKILGVDAFGSVLKKYHETNEFDSKEIYPYRIEGLGKNLIPTATDFDMIDTFMKVSDEDSAHTAREIVRKEGLFVGYTSGAAMQAIKQFGEEGEFTAESNVVVIFPDHGSRYMSKVFSDEWMRDQGFFDSVNNEEAQKIEIIK; encoded by the coding sequence ATGAAAGAAGAAATAAATGCCTACAATAATATTTTAGAATTAATTGGTAATACACCTCTAATTAAATTAAATAGAGTAACCGAAAATATAGAAGGTAATTTTTATGCTAAAGTAGAAGCTTTTAATCCAGGGCACTCTACAAAAGATAGAATTGCACTATATATAATCAATGAGGCAGAGCGAAGAGGGATTCTAAGTCCTGGTGATACTATAATAGAAACAACATCTGGTAATACGGGTTTTAGTTTAGCTATGGTTAGTATTATTAAAGGGTATGATTGTATTCTAGCTGTGAGTTCTAAGTCATCAAAAGATAAAATAGATATGTTGCGTGCTATGGGTGCAAAAGTATATGTTTGTCCTGCACATGTGTCTGCGGATGATGAGCGTTCATACTATAATGTAGCTAAGCGTTTGCATGAAGAGACAAAAGGATCTATATATATAAACCAATATTTCAATGATTTAAATATAGATGCTCATTATAAAACAACTGGTCCAGAAATTTGGGAACAAACAAAAGGGAGAATTACGCATTTAGTTGCTTGTAGTGGAACTGGTGGGACTATTTCGGGTACAGCTCGTTTTTTAAAAGAGAAAAATCCGAATATTAAAATACTTGGAGTAGATGCTTTTGGTTCGGTTTTGAAAAAATATCATGAGACTAATGAATTTGATAGTAAAGAAATTTATCCATATAGAATTGAAGGTTTAGGGAAGAATTTAATTCCTACAGCTACAGATTTTGATATGATTGATACTTTTATGAAGGTTTCAGATGAAGATAGCGCTCATACAGCTAGAGAAATAGTAAGAAAAGAAGGGTTGTTTGTTGGTTATACATCTGGAGCTGCAATGCAAGCTATTAAACAATTTGGCGAAGAAGGAGAATTTACAGCAGAAAGTAATGTTGTTGTAATTTTTCCAGATCATGGTTCTCGTTATATGAGTAAAGTTTTTAGTGATGAGTGGATGAGAGATCAAGGTTTCTTTGA